A window of Centroberyx gerrardi isolate f3 chromosome 6, fCenGer3.hap1.cur.20231027, whole genome shotgun sequence genomic DNA:
GAAAGTCCTTTTCTTTATAGTTGGTTGTTAATATGTTTGCTTTATTCCTTATATTTTAACAGCGCTTTGTAACTTTGTAACAGGAGCTGTGCTTTACAAatatacttattattattattattattattaataaaatgtGCTAACCAGACAGGCATCGCATTTAATACTTGAGACTTACGGTTGTGGCTGagtggctcattttgtcaaagcgGAACTTCAAGTTTGACCTTGGAGACGTCTTGCTCTTCCCATCTGGAGAATACAGGAGGAGAAAGTAATTAAAGACCAAAAGCCAGTGATTTCTTGCATGGATCTCTTGCAGTTATAATAAGATATGAAGACTCTGTGTACGTGCgcgtgtgtctgagtgtgtgtgtgtgtgtacctgtcggACTGCGGCACATGATGACAGGCGTACCCGATGCCTGGCTGTCGACGCTGAGGGCGGGGCTAAAGACCATGGAGGAGGCTGTAGAGGGGTGGCTGgcctgggggagggggagaggagaggagggagaagaggagggagggatgaacaCATAGTgtgagatggaggaagaggtggaggaggaaggcgaCGGGAGAGGCACACTGAAGCGATGCAGTGATACTCTGCAGTGACTTAAACCTTGCTGTGCAAAGCTCTTAGTTTAGCTCATTTCTCTGACTCAATAAACGAGCATGAACAATATTAACTACATACTGCATCTGTGCAGAATGATCCCAGCTAAATACTGACAGCAGGAACGATGTGACAACGCTTTCTCACAAAAGACAAAGCGAGACCGACAAGCGCTGCCGTCTGATACACAGCGAGTGACAGGAGCTGTAATCATGAGAATCACTAGCTGTCCTGACATTCAACGCTCTCTGCCGGGTAGTCGCACTTCTGGGTAATTACAGACTATTCCATCCATGGATGCTTTGACACCTGAACGTCTGATACAACAAACTCACGCTCCATTGAGAATGTGTTCCCGTTTTTACCCACGCCACTTCCATTGCTCTCCTCTCGCTTGTCAAGGCTCGCTCTTACTGTGAGACCGGCTTTAGAAGGTGAATAATGGAAGAAGTAGGAGGTTGTTTACTTGTTGTTTGCTGATAATTTTACCACtatttagggtttagggttattTACTGTACTGCTGAGCCAGCAGTGCAAACGCTTGTTTTGTCCACAGCACCTTGTGAGTTTTACTAAACAATTTCTTCCTGCAAAATTTCTGTTTTACACTTGGCATTGTGTGTTGTATACACAATGCCAAGTTCCTCTGAATGGAATGTAGCAGATTTTATTTTCTACTGTACTCACTGTCTCCAGTTCCTCCAGAGCCTCTGTTTCTCCTGTGGTGCTGCTGAAGCTACTGGTGCTGGACGAGGAGCGAGAGATGTTCGGCCTGCCGCCGCTGCACTCCTTCAGCTTGATGAACGGCCtgcagagaagacagagaagagttGGAGCAAAGCTTCAGACGGGATGCTGTACAGAAGACTGACAAATGTGACAGAAGAACTAGGGAAGAAGCACAATTCTCTAATGAGGGGATTTAGACATACATTGTGCAGCTTGGGGGCATCACACTTTCTTGCTGTTCACTCATCtacaaattcattttaaatcacTGTCATGACACcagcaaaaaaaaccaacaacaacttCAGCTCAGTTTCCCTTTACTTGTCTTCCTCTGCTGAGTGTAGAGGAGTATTGAGATGATCTCCAGGATAAACAGATTTGGTCTCACCTCTCTTTGTTGGGGCAGATCTCAGGCGAGCTGGGATTGGACGACGTCTCTGACCTCACTTCCTGGGACAGCGGGCAGAACTCCGGAGGCTTTTGGTCGCTGCAGACAAAAGAAACACATGAGCAACGACGGAAACTACGTCACACACTTCCCGTTCCCGAGTCTGACATCATCGCTACCgacctgcgtgtgtgtctgtccgaGGGGGTTTCTGTGCTGGAGTGGAGGCGAGGGAAGAGGCCTGAGCGCCGTTTCACCGGACTCTTCAGAGGAGACTTGGCTGACAACGCAGGGGGCTGAGGGTCACAgatcagagaagaagaaacctTTTTAATGATGGGATTACAGCAGGTTACGTAACTCACTGGTTGACAAAAGGATCACACTTTGGATTCTTCTAGGTTTTAGAGATATAGAATGGGGAACTTCCAGAATGGATATCTAGTATTTTGGAGGAGAATTCTTGATGGTATTCAGTGTGAAACAGCCTCTTCCATCACAACTATCCATGACCCATATATCCATCTttcccatccccctctctctctctctccctccctccatccctacTCACAGTGAAGGTGCTCTTTGTGCATTCGCTGGTGCTCTGGGGCAGCCCTCCTCCGCTCAGGCTGGCCGGgacccctcctcccaccccggGGCTCCGGTGGCGGTGAGACCCCACCATGGTCTCCATGGAGTGGCTCCTCACCCGCATGGCCCtctggaggaaggagagggaacgGAGAGTGGGCGGAAGAGGGAAACACAGACGGAAGGGGAAGTAAGGAGGTCAAGAGAGGAGAAGttggagacggggagagaggggTGACGGGTGTGGAAAAAGAAGataaggaagaaagaggaataaAAGGTTAAATAAGCACTAATGCAGCGTTCATTTTTCATATATGAAGAACAGGATCATAGATGCACCATACAAACACCAGAGGGGGCAGTTCTCCAACAAAAACACTTGGAGTGGATGAACATGTTTCTTGTTAGGTGTTACCCTCATCATTTTATATAGTTATATAGCTTGGGTCATTAACATCAAGGATCATAAAGGGTTATTTCTTGAGTTCATCATACATTCCAGCCAATAAAattcagataaataaatacaattacaaaaaagatgaaatatgttttttttagtctTGCTATGTGCTCATTTTCTTTGAAGgcataaacacaacaaacaacaacatatgAAAGAATGTTTATTATTTTCGTGATCATCTTATTGTGATGCATTTACAGTAATGCTGACAGGTAATACACAGTGACTGCCAGGGCAGCGATGAGCACAGCGCCCCCAGTGGCTGACTGCAGAAAGTGCAAAATAGCTGTCCATAATGCCTGTGAAAGAGTAAGAGCCAAATAGTCAAattagggacacacacactcatctgacacacacacagaaatacacacatccTAGTGGTCCTATTAACATTAATTAGCCTCTCACTGTGGACAAAACAGCAGGGAGAGACAGCAAATAGCTGAAGGGcaagagaataagagagggGGGAGTCAAAGATGGAAGGATGGGGAAAGAAGGAGATAATGGAAGAAGAAGCAAATGAAGGCAGAAAGGGGGAGTCTATCAAAGGTGTCAGAAGCGTATGGgcagagaggtgtgtgtatccatctgcacacacacacacacacactctaaataTAAGGTCAAAATCTTCTAACGTGAAGAAAGAAAGGGCCAGTGACGGTGATATTACAGCATATGCGTCTTGCAAACGCGTGACATTTAGTTGACCTACAGCAAGAAAACCTCAAAGACTGAAATGATGCCGGTTAAATAAATGTCACACAATTGAGAGGAGATCGCATGCCGTCGTCTATGCTTTTTGTCCAGCTTGGTGTTCACCTTGAAGGACTCCAGCAGACCGCCGTGTCCCCCGTTCTCCAGCTTGTCCTCGTCTCCCGCCTGGCCCAGCCCCAGCGTGGCCTGGCTCTGTCTGTGCAGCTCATCGTGGAGATTGTCCAGCAACGCAGCTCGCGTACGCCcctggaatacacacacacaggcacgcgcgcacacacacacacacacacacacacacacacacacacacacacacacacacacacacacacaaagccacgcaggcacatgcacacaccgcAGGGCAGCCATTTATCATCTGGGTGGCGGTGATGATGGAGATGATtgaggaagaagatgaaaagTGATTGAATGCACGCTGCGGtgtttgagtatgtgtgtgtgtgtgtgtgtgtgtgtgtgtgtgtgtgtgtcacctctaGTTTGGCGAATTTGTCGGACTTGTAGCAGGCGTTTTCGGCATTGATCAGCTTTGTCAGCAGGAAGTCTCGAAACTCAGGAccctggagagggagaaagagagagagggagagagagagggagagggagagagagagagagagagagggagagggagagggagagagagagagagagagggagagggagcgagggagagagagagagagggagagagagagcgagagagagggaaaaggggtGAGGGTAggacaggaaaaagaaaagagggagaggaagagagagaaagagatgaggaaggagaaaaggtGACCTTCATCAGCAACATACCGATTACAGCAGTGAAACACACTGTGAAGAATGTGTGAGTGTCAGCCTCACTGGTTAAGATTCTTCTGTTGTCTGTGTCAAatcctctctgttcctcctgtATTGCAAATGATGCATTAACAAGTCATATAATCTTGTATTGAGTCTTACAATCTTATtttgtttccactgcagttttgtttaaacaagttgatttgttaGTGGAAGCAAGTGAAATTACCTCACCCCACCGGcagattttctcatttgttttaagaaaagtaagattttaagactcagtgCTAGATGATAaaatgacttgtcaagatgAAGGGTTTTCACACTGTGTTGCtctctcagttctctctctctcaccttcttgAAGACGGCTGGGTTAGGGAGAGGAGGTCCAAAAGGAGGGACGTCCTCCCTCGCTGTAACAGACACCTGTGGACATGAAACAAACTACAGTCACACATTACTAGCAGTATTTTCAGGAAGGCTCAGGCTTCaagcagagaggcagaaacaaaGTCTGAATATCCATTCATTAGCTCCTAACTTGACAGCACATCGTCATTGCATGTGGTTAGTGCTTCATTATGCATCTTATCGACTGAAGTTCTGGAGATGAACTTTGTTGTATCTCTGTTTATAAAGTTTCTCACTTATCCATATTGTGTTTTCTGCATGGGTATCCAGCCAAGAGAGACCAATAGTATTTACAAATACTTCTTATGGTTTGTACACAACTcgaatataaaataagcaaaataaatagtagaaataataaaacaataaaagcagtaAAGTAGAATACaaacaattgtggggttatgtGAACATATGTTGGCAACAATTGTTTGGCAATAATGTTAAATAGACTGTCAAAGTGGGAAGTATGGAGAAGAAATGAATCACTAACATTTATGGATTTACTTACTGTTGTTACTTACAAATGTTACTAACAGTCTCAATTGCTAACTGAAACATGGATTACTAAATATGAAAGGTTTGGTGTATATGTAGCTATATACCAAATAATATAAGAAAATACAAGTCGATATAAGTAACATATAGGGATATATGAGTCCTGATGTGAGAAAACCCATCCAGTCAGATTGATACCTTGTACGTTGTGTGCTCTGTGCACGGGTTCTCCACCTGCACCAGCACATAGGCATGCAGGAAGTTGGAGGCGATCATGTCCGGGACAAAAGGCGTGGCCTCTTCCTGGAAGACTGCCGCCACAATGTCATTTCCTATGTGCCTCTTCCTCTGGAGCTAAGAAACAAGAGGAGCAGAGATTTATCACTTGTCAAACCCTGCTTTCATTTTGCAATTATGTAGTTCA
This region includes:
- the rap1gap2a gene encoding rap1 GTPase-activating protein 2a isoform X3, whose protein sequence is MLTLAESAEFFDMLERMQDDYIPYPRIEDVLEKGGPYPQVILPQFGGYWIEDVEAPAGTPTSSESSFCEEEEGGGGMSPSGGHGHRLECNSTARAYRKHFLGREHMNYYCTGSSIGNLIMSLKHEEAEGQEFLRIMLRSRTKTVHDRISLAGINQLPSVPQIAKLLCDDATGLKFNPALYPRGSQLIVAYDEHEVNNTFKFGVVYQKFGQTSEEELFGNNEETPAFREFLSVLGDNIELQDFKGFRGGLDVSHGQTGSESVYTVFRQREIMFHVSTKLPFTEGDIQQLQRKRHIGNDIVAAVFQEEATPFVPDMIASNFLHAYVLVQVENPCTEHTTYKVSVTAREDVPPFGPPLPNPAVFKKGPEFRDFLLTKLINAENACYKSDKFAKLEGRTRAALLDNLHDELHRQSQATLGLGQAGDEDKLENGGHGGLLESFKRAMRVRSHSMETMVGSHRHRSPGVGGGVPASLSGGGLPQSTSECTKSTFTPPALSAKSPLKSPVKRRSGLFPRLHSSTETPSDRHTRSDQKPPEFCPLSQEVRSETSSNPSSPEICPNKERPFIKLKECSGGRPNISRSSSSTSSFSSTTGETEALEELETASHPSTASSMVFSPALSVDSQASGTPVIMCRSPTDGKSKTSPRSNLKFRFDKMSHSATTSE
- the rap1gap2a gene encoding rap1 GTPase-activating protein 2a isoform X1; this translates as MQRRRRSVSFGGFGWIDKSSLAALKARKQELLTISNVPLGECPPSPPRTAPPSMKSAEFFDMLERMQDDYIPYPRIEDVLEKGGPYPQVILPQFGGYWIEDVEAPAGTPTSSESSFCEEEEGGGGMSPSGGHGHRLECNSTARAYRKHFLGREHMNYYCTGSSIGNLIMSLKHEEAEGQEFLRIMLRSRTKTVHDRISLAGINQLPSVPQIAKLLCDDATGLKFNPALYPRGSQLIVAYDEHEVNNTFKFGVVYQKFGQTSEEELFGNNEETPAFREFLSVLGDNIELQDFKGFRGGLDVSHGQTGSESVYTVFRQREIMFHVSTKLPFTEGDIQQLQRKRHIGNDIVAAVFQEEATPFVPDMIASNFLHAYVLVQVENPCTEHTTYKVSVTAREDVPPFGPPLPNPAVFKKGPEFRDFLLTKLINAENACYKSDKFAKLEGRTRAALLDNLHDELHRQSQATLGLGQAGDEDKLENGGHGGLLESFKRAMRVRSHSMETMVGSHRHRSPGVGGGVPASLSGGGLPQSTSECTKSTFTPPALSAKSPLKSPVKRRSGLFPRLHSSTETPSDRHTRSDQKPPEFCPLSQEVRSETSSNPSSPEICPNKERPFIKLKECSGGRPNISRSSSSTSSFSSTTGETEALEELETASHPSTASSMVFSPALSVDSQASGTPVIMCRSPTDGKSKTSPRSNLKFRFDKMSHSATTSE
- the rap1gap2a gene encoding rap1 GTPase-activating protein 2a isoform X2, whose translation is MVKASVVESAEFFDMLERMQDDYIPYPRIEDVLEKGGPYPQVILPQFGGYWIEDVEAPAGTPTSSESSFCEEEEGGGGMSPSGGHGHRLECNSTARAYRKHFLGREHMNYYCTGSSIGNLIMSLKHEEAEGQEFLRIMLRSRTKTVHDRISLAGINQLPSVPQIAKLLCDDATGLKFNPALYPRGSQLIVAYDEHEVNNTFKFGVVYQKFGQTSEEELFGNNEETPAFREFLSVLGDNIELQDFKGFRGGLDVSHGQTGSESVYTVFRQREIMFHVSTKLPFTEGDIQQLQRKRHIGNDIVAAVFQEEATPFVPDMIASNFLHAYVLVQVENPCTEHTTYKVSVTAREDVPPFGPPLPNPAVFKKGPEFRDFLLTKLINAENACYKSDKFAKLEGRTRAALLDNLHDELHRQSQATLGLGQAGDEDKLENGGHGGLLESFKRAMRVRSHSMETMVGSHRHRSPGVGGGVPASLSGGGLPQSTSECTKSTFTPPALSAKSPLKSPVKRRSGLFPRLHSSTETPSDRHTRSDQKPPEFCPLSQEVRSETSSNPSSPEICPNKERPFIKLKECSGGRPNISRSSSSTSSFSSTTGETEALEELETASHPSTASSMVFSPALSVDSQASGTPVIMCRSPTDGKSKTSPRSNLKFRFDKMSHSATTSE
- the rap1gap2a gene encoding rap1 GTPase-activating protein 2a isoform X4 — its product is MLERMQDDYIPYPRIEDVLEKGGPYPQVILPQFGGYWIEDVEAPAGTPTSSESSFCEEEEGGGGMSPSGGHGHRLECNSTARAYRKHFLGREHMNYYCTGSSIGNLIMSLKHEEAEGQEFLRIMLRSRTKTVHDRISLAGINQLPSVPQIAKLLCDDATGLKFNPALYPRGSQLIVAYDEHEVNNTFKFGVVYQKFGQTSEEELFGNNEETPAFREFLSVLGDNIELQDFKGFRGGLDVSHGQTGSESVYTVFRQREIMFHVSTKLPFTEGDIQQLQRKRHIGNDIVAAVFQEEATPFVPDMIASNFLHAYVLVQVENPCTEHTTYKVSVTAREDVPPFGPPLPNPAVFKKGPEFRDFLLTKLINAENACYKSDKFAKLEGRTRAALLDNLHDELHRQSQATLGLGQAGDEDKLENGGHGGLLESFKRAMRVRSHSMETMVGSHRHRSPGVGGGVPASLSGGGLPQSTSECTKSTFTPPALSAKSPLKSPVKRRSGLFPRLHSSTETPSDRHTRSDQKPPEFCPLSQEVRSETSSNPSSPEICPNKERPFIKLKECSGGRPNISRSSSSTSSFSSTTGETEALEELETASHPSTASSMVFSPALSVDSQASGTPVIMCRSPTDGKSKTSPRSNLKFRFDKMSHSATTSE